Proteins encoded in a region of the Streptomyces sp. NBC_01298 genome:
- the secD gene encoding protein translocase subunit SecD: MAAPKKGRRPTGAQGRPGRSLAIILIAMVALTAGMFLSKQTTPRLGIDLAGGTSITLKAKSEPGKPDAINETNMNTAVGIIERRVNGLGVSEAEVQTQGRDHIIVNIPKGTNEQQAREQVGTTAQLYFRPVLAVTEGAPAPPEASQSGSPSAAPSGSGSPSASAATPSSSATSQGRAVSEALKAPNAPSPSPSASESKKADDKATPSTSPSATSADQAAAAALQAKFAALDCTDEAQRAAVSKNIKPEDPTLACGKRGDAWYKWVLGPAQVDGKDVKDAKGQIDQQRGIWIVTMQFTDKGADKFAKITGELAAKQSPQNQFAIVLDGQVISDPSVSQALTGGNAEISGSFDQKSAMDLGNMLSYGALPLSFQEDSVTTVTAALGGEQLKAGLIAGAIGLALVVIYLLAYYRGLAFVAIISLIVSGILTYTIMVLLGKGIGFALNLPAVCGAIVAIGITADSFIVYFERIRDEIREGRTLRPAVERAWPRARRTILVSDFVSFLAAAVLFIVTVGKVQGFAFTLGLTTLLDVVVVFLFTKPVMTLLARTNFFASGHPWSGLDPKRLGAKPPLRRSRRTGSGASAATVSVPVDAKEA, encoded by the coding sequence GCCAAGAGCGAGCCCGGCAAGCCGGACGCGATCAACGAGACCAACATGAACACGGCGGTCGGCATCATCGAGCGCCGCGTCAACGGTCTCGGTGTGTCGGAGGCCGAGGTTCAGACCCAGGGCCGCGACCACATCATCGTGAACATCCCCAAGGGGACGAACGAGCAGCAGGCGCGCGAGCAGGTCGGTACCACCGCCCAGCTCTACTTCCGCCCCGTGCTCGCCGTCACCGAGGGTGCCCCGGCACCTCCGGAGGCCAGCCAGAGCGGCTCCCCGAGCGCCGCCCCGAGCGGCTCCGGCAGCCCGTCCGCCAGTGCGGCCACCCCGTCGTCCAGCGCCACTTCCCAGGGCCGTGCGGTCAGTGAGGCCCTCAAGGCCCCGAACGCCCCCTCTCCCTCGCCCTCGGCGAGCGAGTCGAAGAAGGCAGACGACAAGGCGACCCCGTCCACGTCGCCGTCCGCGACGTCCGCCGACCAGGCCGCCGCGGCGGCCCTGCAGGCGAAGTTCGCCGCGCTGGACTGCACCGACGAGGCGCAGCGCGCCGCCGTCAGCAAGAACATCAAGCCCGAGGACCCGACGCTCGCCTGCGGCAAGCGCGGCGACGCCTGGTACAAGTGGGTGCTCGGCCCGGCCCAGGTCGACGGCAAGGACGTGAAGGACGCCAAGGGGCAGATCGACCAGCAGCGCGGCATCTGGATCGTCACGATGCAGTTCACCGACAAGGGCGCCGACAAGTTCGCCAAGATCACCGGTGAGCTCGCGGCCAAGCAGTCCCCGCAGAACCAGTTCGCCATCGTGCTCGACGGCCAGGTCATCTCCGACCCGTCCGTCAGCCAGGCGCTGACCGGCGGCAACGCCGAGATCTCCGGCAGCTTCGACCAGAAGTCCGCCATGGACCTGGGCAACATGCTCTCGTACGGCGCCCTGCCGCTGTCCTTCCAGGAGGACAGCGTCACCACCGTCACCGCCGCGCTCGGCGGCGAGCAGCTGAAGGCCGGCCTCATCGCCGGTGCCATCGGCCTCGCCCTCGTGGTGATCTACCTGCTGGCGTACTACCGGGGCCTGGCGTTCGTCGCCATCATCAGCCTCATCGTCTCCGGCATCCTCACCTACACGATCATGGTGCTGCTCGGTAAGGGCATCGGCTTCGCGCTGAACCTGCCCGCGGTCTGTGGTGCGATCGTCGCGATCGGCATCACCGCCGACTCCTTCATCGTGTACTTCGAACGCATCCGGGACGAGATCCGCGAGGGCCGCACCCTGCGTCCGGCCGTCGAGCGCGCCTGGCCGCGCGCCCGTCGCACGATCCTGGTCTCCGACTTCGTGTCGTTCCTGGCCGCCGCGGTCCTGTTCATCGTCACCGTCGGCAAGGTGCAGGGCTTCGCCTTCACCCTGGGTCTGACCACCCTGCTCGACGTCGTCGTGGTGTTCCTCTTCACCAAGCCCGTCATGACGCTGCTGGCCCGTACGAACTTCTTCGCCAGCGGTCACCCGTGGTCCGGGCTGGACCCGAAGCGACTGGGCGCGAAGCCGCCGCTGCGACGCTCGCGTCGTACCGGCTCCGGCGCGTCCGCCGCGACCGTCTCCGTTCCCGTCGACGCAAAGGAGGCGTGA
- the secF gene encoding protein translocase subunit SecF — translation MSKLGDLGAKLYRGEVGYDFVGKRFVWYGVSILITITAIVAVAVSGLNMGIEFKGGAVFTTPKTSVTEQQAREDAEKASGHDAIVQKLGTGGLRIQISELDTAAAADVKAKLATDLKVDAAEINADLVGPSWGEQIANKAWTGLGVFMVLVVIYLAIAFEWRMAVAALIALIHDLTITVGVYALVGFEVTPGTVIGLLTILGYSLYDTVVVFDGLKEGSKDITKQTRYTYSEVANRSINGTLVRSINTTVVALLPVGALLFIGGGLLDAGMLNDISLSLFVGLAAGAYSSIFIATPLVVDLKEREPAMKALKKRVLAKRASAEARGESPEDAGSEEAPEVVAQGRSGRRR, via the coding sequence ATGTCGAAGCTCGGAGATCTCGGCGCCAAGCTGTACCGGGGTGAGGTCGGCTACGACTTCGTCGGCAAGCGCTTCGTCTGGTACGGCGTTTCCATCCTGATCACCATCACGGCGATCGTGGCCGTGGCCGTCTCGGGCCTGAACATGGGCATCGAGTTCAAGGGCGGTGCCGTCTTCACCACCCCGAAGACCTCCGTCACGGAGCAGCAGGCCCGCGAGGACGCGGAGAAGGCCTCCGGTCACGACGCGATCGTCCAGAAGCTCGGCACCGGCGGCCTGCGCATCCAGATCTCGGAACTGGACACCGCGGCCGCGGCCGACGTGAAGGCCAAGCTCGCCACCGACCTCAAGGTCGACGCGGCCGAGATCAACGCGGACCTGGTCGGCCCCAGCTGGGGCGAGCAGATCGCCAACAAGGCCTGGACCGGCCTCGGCGTCTTCATGGTCCTCGTGGTGATCTACCTGGCCATCGCCTTCGAGTGGCGGATGGCGGTGGCGGCGCTCATCGCGCTGATCCACGACCTCACGATCACCGTCGGCGTGTACGCGCTGGTCGGCTTCGAGGTCACCCCGGGTACGGTCATCGGTCTGCTGACCATCCTCGGTTACTCCCTCTACGACACCGTCGTCGTCTTCGACGGTCTCAAGGAGGGCTCGAAGGACATCACCAAGCAGACCCGCTACACGTACAGCGAGGTCGCCAACCGCAGCATCAACGGCACCCTGGTCCGTTCGATCAACACCACCGTCGTGGCGCTGCTCCCGGTCGGGGCGCTGCTCTTCATCGGTGGCGGCCTCCTCGACGCCGGCATGCTGAACGACATCTCGCTGTCGCTGTTCGTCGGCCTCGCGGCGGGTGCCTACTCGTCGATCTTCATCGCGACCCCGCTGGTCGTGGACCTGAAGGAGCGCGAGCCGGCGATGAAGGCCCTGAAGAAGCGGGTGCTCGCGAAGCGGGCGTCGGCGGAGGCCAGGGGCGAGTCGCCCGAGGACGCCGGGTCCGAAGAGGCGCCGGAGGTAGTGGCGCAGGGCCGGTCGGGACGGCGCCGGTGA